Sequence from the Streptomyces peucetius genome:
GCCGCGGCGCGCGGTCTCGCTGAACCAGGGGACCACCGAGATCATGCTCTCCCTCGGCCTCGCCGACCGGATGGCGGGCACCGCCATGTGGACGGACCCCGTGATGAAGGGGCTGGAGAAGGCCAACGCCGGCGTTGAGCGGCTGGCGGAGAACAACCCGTCCTTCGAGAAGGTGCTCGACACCGAACCCGACTTCGTCGCCGCCTCGTTCGCGTCCACCCTGGGCAAGGGCGGTGTGGCCACGCGGGAGCAGTTCGAGCAGCTGGGCGTGCCCACCTACCTCTCCCCGTCGGACTGCCAGGGCAAGGACAACAGCGGCGACGGCGACGGTGTCCGCACCGCACCACTGAGCGTGGACACGGTCTACGGCGAGGTGCGCGACCTGGCCCGCGTCTTCGGCGTCGAGGAACGCGGCGAGGAACTGGTCGGCCGGCTCCAGGCACGGGTGGAGAAGGCGACGGCGGGCCTCGACGCCTCGGACGTCACCCTCCTGTACTGGTTCGCCAACTCCGAATCCCCCTATATGGCGGGATGCTGCGGCGCTCCCGGCATCATCACCCGAGAACTCGGCGCGAAGAACGTCTTCGACGACACCACGGAGGAATGGCCGCAGATCAACTGGGAAACCGTCGCCGACCGCAACCCCGACGTCCTCGTGATCGGCGACCTCACCCGGAAGTCGCAGACCGCGGAGAGCGCCGCGAAGAAGATCGCTTTCCTGGAGTCCGACCCGGTCACCCGGAACATGGACGCGGTACGAAACAAGCGGTACGTCCTGCTCAGCGGCCAGGCCATGAATCCGACGATCCGCACCGTCGAGGGCGTCGAGCAGGTCGCCGCCGCCCTGCGCGCGCACGGCAGGACGAAGTGACGGCGACCCTGTCGCGCACGGCGGTGGGGCTCGTGATCCTCGTCCTGTCCGTCGCCCTCGCCATCACCGTCGGCCCGGCGGACATCGGCATCGTCGACGTCTGGTCCGCCGTAGCCTCCCATCTCGGCGGGGACGCCTCCGGCCTCACCCCGATCCGCGACGGGATCGTGTGGAACCTCCGGCTGCCCCGCACGCTGCTGGCAGCGGTGTGCGGGGCCGGACTCGCCGTGTGCGGCGCGGTGATGCAGTCCCTGCTGCGCAATCCGCTCGCGGATCCCTTCGTCCTCGGAGTCTCCTCCGGGGCCTCGACCGGAGCCGTCGTCGTGGTGGTCCTCGGCGTGGGCGGGGGAGCGCTCTCGATCTCCGGGGGCGCCTTCGTCGGCGCCGTGGTCTCCTTCGCGCTGATGCTGGTGCTGAGCCACACGCTCGGCGGCACCACCGACCGGGTGGTGCTCTCGGGTGTCGCTGCGATGCAACTGTTCTCCGCGCTGACCTCCTTCGTCGTGGTCACCTCCGCCGATGCCGAGACCACTCGGGGCGTGCTCTTCTGGCTGCTCGGCTCGCTCAGCGGCGCGGGCTGGGCCGACGTACGGCTCTGCCTCGTGGCCCTCGCGCTCTGTCTCGTCGTGTGCCTGGGACACGGCCGCACCCTCGACGCGTTCGCCTTCGGGCAGGACGCGGCGGCGACGCTGGGCGTGAACGTGGCCCGTACCCGGCTGGTGCTGCTGACCGTCACGGCGCTGCTCACGGCCGCTCTGGTCAGCTCGGCGGGCGCCATCGGCTTCGTCGGGCTCGTCCTGCCCCATGCCGCCCGCGCCCTGGTGGGACCGGGCCACGGCAGGCTGCTGCCCGCCGCCGCGCTGGGCGGAGCCGTCTTCCTCGTGTGGATCGACACCTTCGCCCGTACCGTCCTGGAACCCCAGGAGGTGCCCGTGGGCGTCATGACCTCCCTGGTCGGCGTGCCCGCCTTCGTCCTCGTGCTCTACCGGGCCCGGAAGGCCACCTCATGACACTCGAAGCGGACCGCGTCTCACGCACGGCCGACGGCCGGCTGATCCTCGACGGCGTCAGCCTCGGCCTGCGCCCCGGCGCCGTGACCGGGCTCCTGGGGCCGAACGGATCCGGGAAGTCCACACTGTTGCGTCTGCTCGCCGGGGTCCTCGCTCCGGCCTCGGGGGTCGTCACCCTGGACGGCGATCCGCTGCACGGGCTGCACCGCCGGGACGTGGCCCGTCGCGTGGCCGTGGTCGAGCAGCAGGCGGACACCCTCGTCGAGCTGACCGTCGCCGACGTCGTACGCCTGGGGCGCATCCCGCACCGGCGCGCCTGGGCGCCCGCCGCGCCGGGGGAGGAGAAGGCCGTTCAGGCCGCGCTCGAGCGCACCGGTCTGGCCGATCGCGCCGGGCAGCCGTGGCGCACCCTGTCCGGAGGCGAGCGCCAACGCGTCCAGATAGCCCGCGCTCTCGCGCAGGAACCGCGCGAACTGCTCCTCGACGAGCCGACCAACCATCTCGACATCCAGCACCAGTTGGACCTGCTGGAGCTGGTCGCCGAGCTCCCCGTGACCTGCCTCGTCGCCCTGCACGACCTCAACCTCGCCGCGATGTACTGCGATCACGTCGTCCTGCTCGACCGTGGGCGGCTGGTGGCCCAGGGCACCCCGTGGGAGGTGCTGACCGAGGGCCGGATCGCCGACGTCTACGGCGTGCGGGCCGTGGTCGGCGACCCGGACGCGAACGGCCGCCCGCACATCCGGGTGGTGGGCATCGGCGCCCGTAGGTGAGACCGCACGCGGCGTCCCGGCAGCGCGCCGACGGGGCTTCGGTGCCGGGACGGCAGGGTGCCCCGGTGCCGGGACGCCCCGTCGTCGCGTCCGCCGCGCGGTCGTCAGCCCGCCGGAGTGGCGGAGCCGACCGGGTCCAGGCCCTTCCCCGGCGCCTCGTCGTCCGCCGACTCCCGCCGGCTGTCCGACCACGCCTCCCACAGCGCGGCGTACCGCCCGCCCGCCGCGACGAGTTCGTCGTGCGTGCCGGTCTCGACGATCCGCCCCTGGTCGAGGACGACGACACGGTCCGCGGTCGCCGCCTGCGGGAGGCGGTGGGCGACCACCAGGCCCGTACGTCCCTCCAGGGCCCGCAGCGCGGCCTCCTCCAGGACGCGCGCACCCGCGCTGCCCGCGTCGGCGGTGGCCTCGTCCAGGATGGCGATCGGCGGGTCCGCGAGGACCAGCCGGGCCAGGGCCAGGTGCTGCGCCTGGGTCACCGTCAGCCGGTGCCCGCCCTCGCCGACGACCGTGGCCAGGCCGTCGGGCAAAGCGTCGGCCCACTCCAGTGCCCTGACGCGGGCCAGGGCGGCGCGCAGTTCCTCGTCCGTCGCCTCCGGCCGGGCCAGCCGCAGGTCCTCGGCCAGCGGTCCCGCGAACACGTGCACCTCCTGGCTGATGAGCGTCACCGCGCGCCGCACGCCGGCCGGGCCCAGCTCGCGGACGTCGACGCCGCCCAGGGCGATCGACCCGCTCCCCGGCGTGTGGACGCCGGCGATGACCTTGGCCAGCGTGGTCTTCCCGGCGCCGCTGGCCCCCACCAGGGCGACCCGCTCCCCGGTGCGCACCTCCAGGTCGACGTCCCGCAGCACGGGACGGCCGGCGACGTACTCGTGGCTGAGAGCGGTCACCTTGACCGCGCCGTCCACCGGAGCGCTCCCGCCCTTCTCAGCGCTCTCGGCCGGGAGGTTCGACACGCCGATGAGGCGGGCGAAGCTCGCGCCCGCCGACTGGGCGTCGTCGATGAGGAACAGCGTGGCGTTGATCGGGTTGAAGAGGCTGTGGAAGTACAGCGCCGCGGCGGTGGCCGTACCGATGCTGACCGAGCCGCTGTCGACCAGCAGGAAGCCGGTGCCGAGCATGGCGGCGAGGCCAATGAACTCGCCGAGGTTCAGCCGTGAGAAGAACCCGGTGACGATGTGGAGCCCGCGGAGCGCCAGGTCGCGTGCCGATGCCGAACGGCCCTCGAGGAGCGCCGCGTGGGTGCTGTTCAACCGGAAGGCGCTCACGGTCCGCACCCCGCCGATGCTGTCGAGCAACTGGTGCTGCAGGGCGCCGGTGGCGACGCGGTGTTCGGCGTACACGGGGGCGGCCCGGCGCAGGTACCAGCGTACGGACAGCACCTGGACGGGCATCGCCAGCAGGGCGGCGAGCAGGAACCGCCAGTCCAGCACGGCGAGTCCGACCAGGGTCAGCACGATGGTGAGGGCGGAGCGGGTGAACTCCGGCAGTGCCTGACGCACCGACTTCGCGATCATGGACACATCGCTGGTGACCCGGGAGACCAGGTCTCCCGAGCCCGCCGCCTCGACGCGGTCGAGCGGCAGCCGGAGCGCGCGCTCGATGAACTGCTCGCGCACGGCGGCGAGTACGGTCTCTCCGAGCCGGGCCACGAGGGAACTGCCGATCGCGGCGGTGGCGCCGCGTGCCAGGGCCACGACGACGAGCAGGACCAGAGGCAGCGTCAGCGCCTGAGAGCCCCGCCGCTCCACCACCAGGTCGACGATGTGGCCGAGCAGGGGAGCGGTCAGCAGGCCGATCGCCGTCCCGGCGACAAGGACGGTTACGGCGGCGAACGTCAGGAGCCGGTGGCCGCGCAGCATGGCCCGGAACGCCGCCAGGCTCTCCGTGCCGGTCGCCGTCGGCAGGAGCGCGCGGTCCGTGGGGCGCGTGCCGGTTCCGCTCATGGACTCTTCCGTCTCTTCCGTCGTCTCTCGCGTGTCGGTCGCCCGCGGGTCCGCCTCGCGCGGGTCCGTCTCTCGCGTTTCTGTCTCTCCCGTGCGGTCTTCGTACAGGGACGTCATGCGAGCACCGCCGCCCGGTACGACGCGTCGTCGGCGACGAGTTCGGTGTGGTGACCGTCGGCCGTCACGAAGCCGTCGTCGAGGACCACCACCCGGTCGGTCACGGCGAGCAGCGCGGGGCTGGTCGTGATCAGGACGGTGGTGCGGCCCTGGCGGACATCGCGCAGCCGGGCGGCGATCCGGGATTCGGTGACCGTGTCCACCGCGGTGGTCGGGTCGTGCAGGACCAGCACGGACCGGTCGGCGGCGAGCGCCCGGGCGAGGGCGACGCGCTGTCGCTGTCCGCCGGACAGCGAGCGGCCCCGTTCGGCGAGCACGGTGTCCGCCCCGTCGGGCAGCAGCCGGGCGACCTCGTCGGCCGCGGAGGCGGCGAGGGCGTCGTCGATCGCGATCGTGCCGGTGTCGGCCCCCGCGCGTACGTTGTCCAGCAGGCTGGTCTCGAAGAGGTCCGCGTCGTGGTGGGCGACCAGGACCGAGCGGCGCAGCCCGTCGGGGTCGAGCTCCGTCAGCGGTACTCCGTCGAGCTCGATCAGGCCTTCGGCCGGGTCCACTTCCCTGGCGAGGCAGAGCAGCAGGTCGCCCGCGGCGGCCGCGTCCCGGGTGACGATGCCGGTCAGGCTGCCCGGACGGATGTCGAGGTCCACCGCGCGCAGCGTGCCCGAGGAGACCCCGCGCAGTCTGATGTGCCCCGCGGTCCGCTCCGCCGGGACCGCCTCTCCGCCCTCCACGGCGGGGGGCGCGTCCAGCACCTCGGCGATCCGGCGCGCGGAGGCGCGGCCCTGGGCCAACTCGGCGTTGACGTAGGTGAGGAGCTGGAACGGGCCGAGGAGGAACTGCGCCAGGCCCACCGCCGCGACCAGGTCGCCGACGCTGATGGACCCGTTCATCGCGAGATACGCGCCGACGATTCCGATGACCGCGATGAAGACACCGGTCAGAGCGAGGACCGCGCCCTCGTGGCCGGCCCGGCTGCGGGCCGCGCGCAGGGCCGCGGCGAGCGAGTCCTGGCTGGTCGTGCGGTAGCGGGCCACGGCCGCGGACTCGGCCCCCATGCCCTTGAGCACGCGCAGACCGGAGACCAGGTCGGCGGCCACGCCGGAGGCGTGTGCGGCGCTCTCCTGCTCGGTCTCGCTGCGTCGTTCGAGGGGCCGGCTGATCCGGTGCCCGAGCCACAGCAGCGGCGGGATGCCGAGCAGGACGAGCAGCCCGAGGGGCACGGAGATCCGCAGCAGCGCCACCGCGCTGATCGTCAGTGCCGCGATCGCCGCGCAGCCGTACGCCAGGACGGTCGCCACCGAGCCCACGCGGCGCGCGTCGTTGGTGGCGATGCTCGTCAGCGCGCCCGGCAGCCGGTTCGCGTCGGCGCCGCCGCGCGGATCGAGCACACGGGCGCCGAGTTCCAGCCGGAGCCGGTGTGCGGCGTGTTCGCCCGCGCCCTCGGCGATCCGGGCGCTGGTCCGGTAACAGGTCGACAGGACGAGGAAGAGGCCCGCGAGGACCAGCAGCCACCGCAGCAGGGCCTCGGAGGAGCCGGTGGCCACTGCCGTGTCGATGGCGGCGCCGATGACCACGGGGACCAGGGCTTCACACCCTTGGTGGGTCATGCCGAGCAGGGACGCCGTGACGACCCGCCGGCGTTGTCCCCTGATCGCTCTGCGGAGGACGTGTCCCCCGGTCGGTCCTCCCGCTGGCATGTGGCCCTCCGTGGAGATGTCAAAGAAAGTTAGGTAAGGCTACTCTAAGCATGCGATCCCGGTGTGTCTCCACCGCGGTGCCGCCGATGACGGGCCGCGCGCCCCTTCTTCCGCTCCGGGGCAGCGCGTTGACCAACTATCCACGTTCGGTTAGGCTCACCTAAGTTGCAAGCCGTGTCCGTCTGCACACAGCGGTGCCCGCGGTACATGTGAACCGCCGTCAGGGGGAGTTGTCGTTGCCGGTCGAAACCCAGGCGGTGCCCGAGGAACGGACCGCCGCCCCGGCCGTTCCCCGGCCCGGCCGGACCGTCACGGCTCTGCGGGGAGTGGGCCTGCTCGCGGTGCTCGGCGCCCTGGTCCTGGTCGGGCTGCTCAGTGTGTGGGTGGGCACGAGGGGTATCCCGTTCACCTCCACCTGGAGCGCGCTGTGGAACCCCGACGGGTCCGAGACCTCGATCATCATCCATGACTACCGCATCCCCAGGACGCTCCTCGGGCTGCTCGTCGGCACGGCCCTCGGTCTGTCCGGCGCGCTCATGCAGGCCCTGACACGCAATCCGCTGGCCGAACCGGGGCTGCTGGGCATCAGTCTGGGGTCCTCCGCCGGCGTGGTCGTGGCCATCGCCTTCCTCGGGGTGGGCTCGGTCCTCGGATATGTGTGGTTCGCCTTCCTCGGTGCCGCCGTCGCGTCCGTGGTGGTCTACCTGCTGGGTTCCTCGGGGCGCAAGGTGGCCACACCGGACCGGCTGGTCGTCGCGGGCGCGGCGGTGACCGCGGTGCTGTACGCCTTCAACTCCGCGGTCCTGCTGCTCAACCCGAAGGCCTTCGACCAGTTCCGCTTCTGGACGGTCGGCTCCCTCTCCGGACGCTACTTCGACGTCGTGTACGTCATCCTGCCCTTCGTCGTCCTGGGCCTCCTGATCGCCCTCGGGCTCGCCCCCTCGCTCAACGCCCTTGCGCTGGGCGACCAGACGGGACGTGCCC
This genomic interval carries:
- a CDS encoding ABC transporter substrate-binding protein; translation: MPITHAKTLSTLLLCGALLLTSGCGTGTSGPSASAPSTESRVIDNCGRKVSFAGDGPRRAVSLNQGTTEIMLSLGLADRMAGTAMWTDPVMKGLEKANAGVERLAENNPSFEKVLDTEPDFVAASFASTLGKGGVATREQFEQLGVPTYLSPSDCQGKDNSGDGDGVRTAPLSVDTVYGEVRDLARVFGVEERGEELVGRLQARVEKATAGLDASDVTLLYWFANSESPYMAGCCGAPGIITRELGAKNVFDDTTEEWPQINWETVADRNPDVLVIGDLTRKSQTAESAAKKIAFLESDPVTRNMDAVRNKRYVLLSGQAMNPTIRTVEGVEQVAAALRAHGRTK
- a CDS encoding FecCD family ABC transporter permease — translated: MTATLSRTAVGLVILVLSVALAITVGPADIGIVDVWSAVASHLGGDASGLTPIRDGIVWNLRLPRTLLAAVCGAGLAVCGAVMQSLLRNPLADPFVLGVSSGASTGAVVVVVLGVGGGALSISGGAFVGAVVSFALMLVLSHTLGGTTDRVVLSGVAAMQLFSALTSFVVVTSADAETTRGVLFWLLGSLSGAGWADVRLCLVALALCLVVCLGHGRTLDAFAFGQDAAATLGVNVARTRLVLLTVTALLTAALVSSAGAIGFVGLVLPHAARALVGPGHGRLLPAAALGGAVFLVWIDTFARTVLEPQEVPVGVMTSLVGVPAFVLVLYRARKATS
- a CDS encoding ABC transporter ATP-binding protein, whose amino-acid sequence is MTLEADRVSRTADGRLILDGVSLGLRPGAVTGLLGPNGSGKSTLLRLLAGVLAPASGVVTLDGDPLHGLHRRDVARRVAVVEQQADTLVELTVADVVRLGRIPHRRAWAPAAPGEEKAVQAALERTGLADRAGQPWRTLSGGERQRVQIARALAQEPRELLLDEPTNHLDIQHQLDLLELVAELPVTCLVALHDLNLAAMYCDHVVLLDRGRLVAQGTPWEVLTEGRIADVYGVRAVVGDPDANGRPHIRVVGIGARR
- a CDS encoding ABC transporter ATP-binding protein, with translation MSGTGTRPTDRALLPTATGTESLAAFRAMLRGHRLLTFAAVTVLVAGTAIGLLTAPLLGHIVDLVVERRGSQALTLPLVLLVVVALARGATAAIGSSLVARLGETVLAAVREQFIERALRLPLDRVEAAGSGDLVSRVTSDVSMIAKSVRQALPEFTRSALTIVLTLVGLAVLDWRFLLAALLAMPVQVLSVRWYLRRAAPVYAEHRVATGALQHQLLDSIGGVRTVSAFRLNSTHAALLEGRSASARDLALRGLHIVTGFFSRLNLGEFIGLAAMLGTGFLLVDSGSVSIGTATAAALYFHSLFNPINATLFLIDDAQSAGASFARLIGVSNLPAESAEKGGSAPVDGAVKVTALSHEYVAGRPVLRDVDLEVRTGERVALVGASGAGKTTLAKVIAGVHTPGSGSIALGGVDVRELGPAGVRRAVTLISQEVHVFAGPLAEDLRLARPEATDEELRAALARVRALEWADALPDGLATVVGEGGHRLTVTQAQHLALARLVLADPPIAILDEATADAGSAGARVLEEAALRALEGRTGLVVAHRLPQAATADRVVVLDQGRIVETGTHDELVAAGGRYAALWEAWSDSRRESADDEAPGKGLDPVGSATPAG
- a CDS encoding ABC transporter ATP-binding protein produces the protein MPAGGPTGGHVLRRAIRGQRRRVVTASLLGMTHQGCEALVPVVIGAAIDTAVATGSSEALLRWLLVLAGLFLVLSTCYRTSARIAEGAGEHAAHRLRLELGARVLDPRGGADANRLPGALTSIATNDARRVGSVATVLAYGCAAIAALTISAVALLRISVPLGLLVLLGIPPLLWLGHRISRPLERRSETEQESAAHASGVAADLVSGLRVLKGMGAESAAVARYRTTSQDSLAAALRAARSRAGHEGAVLALTGVFIAVIGIVGAYLAMNGSISVGDLVAAVGLAQFLLGPFQLLTYVNAELAQGRASARRIAEVLDAPPAVEGGEAVPAERTAGHIRLRGVSSGTLRAVDLDIRPGSLTGIVTRDAAAAGDLLLCLAREVDPAEGLIELDGVPLTELDPDGLRRSVLVAHHDADLFETSLLDNVRAGADTGTIAIDDALAASAADEVARLLPDGADTVLAERGRSLSGGQRQRVALARALAADRSVLVLHDPTTAVDTVTESRIAARLRDVRQGRTTVLITTSPALLAVTDRVVVLDDGFVTADGHHTELVADDASYRAAVLA
- a CDS encoding FecCD family ABC transporter permease, with translation MPVETQAVPEERTAAPAVPRPGRTVTALRGVGLLAVLGALVLVGLLSVWVGTRGIPFTSTWSALWNPDGSETSIIIHDYRIPRTLLGLLVGTALGLSGALMQALTRNPLAEPGLLGISLGSSAGVVVAIAFLGVGSVLGYVWFAFLGAAVASVVVYLLGSSGRKVATPDRLVVAGAAVTAVLYAFNSAVLLLNPKAFDQFRFWTVGSLSGRYFDVVYVILPFVVLGLLIALGLAPSLNALALGDQTGRALGLNVGRTRVLGAVGVMLLCGAATAAAGPIAFVGLVVPHAARFVVGPDQRWVLAYSMLLAPVLLIGADVLGRVIGAPGEVQVGIITAFIGAPLFLALCRRRKLVML